A window of Chrysoperla carnea chromosome 3, inChrCarn1.1, whole genome shotgun sequence genomic DNA:
AGAGATAAATGACATAAAAAGGGAACAACAACGATTAGCTGACAGATTAAAAGAGTTAACCGCACTTAGAGAAAAAGCTCACGATGAGTTAATGCTCTCGAAAAGTGAAAAACTTATGCAAAAAGATTGGGCTGGTGATGGTAAGATTACTACtagttttatgttaaatttgtcAACTAaacacgtttttttattttcaagattttaagTGGAGTAAAAAGATTCAAGATGTACTTAAGAATAAATTCCGTTTAGATCAATTTCGACAAAAACAATTAGCTTGTATTAATGCGATTTTATCAAATCAAGATGTGATTTTATTGATGCCAACTGGTGGAGGAAAGTCTTTATGTTATCAATTGCCTGCTTTAGTCACAAATGGTAAATctcaaatttagttttttgattCATTTAGTTCAGTCATTTAAGCTATAGTACGAGCAACAAGGAaggcaattttatatttagggttcaaattatttgtactttattttcaactttagagataggacaaaaatttaaatgtaaaaaatgttccttatcaaaaattaaacaacttttgtttgaaacattttttcgtaaacatcgctgtttacccgtgagagcgcaaattatgtgcaaattgtatagtatgtatgttatggctatattagtttttagttatgtatgtgtgacatgtatgcatgtataatgtgaaagagtaatcaacactgtctatacatggtatttcaacaattaactcagacaattgtttgttttcactcgttttttctttttttttcttttcaccgattagttttggagaaatttatgatGACACatcattcatctaccgttttcccataaaaccaatattaaatttgCCTACTATTGaagtaatttatgtatttaaataatcgggtaatccctcttaaaatttttaggattgatttagacttagtccaactgtataaataaaaaaattcaggtTCATCGCTATAACTAATTTTGACTTTATTGTAATTCGTTTAGGAATGACCATAGTAATTTCACCACTTATATCCTTAATGGAGGATCAAGTCATGAAATTAAAACAGTTAAATATCAACGCGGAAATGATGTCATCAACGACcgataaaacaattattaaaaatgttcacGATGCACTCACCAACGGAAAACCTGACATTCGCTTAGTTTATGTAACGCCAGAACGTTTAGCGAAAAGTAAACGTTTAATGTCCTGTTTACAAAAGTGTTATTTACGAAAAGGTTTAGATCGAATTGCAATCGGTAaggaaaatattacaaaattgtaactcagtaaaaatttaatttggcaaATTTGTACTTTAGCgtcttttcttaaaaatgttcctaaaagttaatttaattttttaaataatttaattattttctagatgAAGTCCACTGTTGTTCACAATGGGGTCATGATTTTCGGCccgattataaatttttaggtgTATTAAAATCAATGTTCCCAAATGTTCCACTATTAGGTTTAACTGCCACAGCGACATCACGTATTCTTATAgatgttcaaaaaatgttagatattTCTGGGTGTCTTGTATTAAAAGCATCATTTAACCGTCCAAATTTATATTACGAAGTACGTCGAAAACCATCGACTCAAGCGGAATGTGTGAAAGCTATTGTTGATTTGTTAGAAACGAAATATAATGGTAAATCGGGAATTATTTACGCGAATTCTATTAAAGAGGCTACGGATCTTGTTAAGGAGTTACGTGGACATGGCCTAAAAGTTGGCTGTTATCATGCGGATTTAGAACCAGATGTTCGTAGTAAAATTCATATGCGATGGCATTCACAGGAGTATCAAGCGGTTGTGGCAACCGTTGCTTTTGGAATGGGAATAGATAAAGCTGATGTAAGATTTGTTATACATCATACAATACCAAAaagtatggaaaatttttatcaagaaagTGGTCGAGCCGGACGGGATGATAAAGCAGCCGattgtatattgttttataaattgtcGGATGTATTTCGAATTAGTGGTATGGTCTTCTCAAATAAAACGGGCCTTACAAATTTATACAACGTTATTGATTATTGTATAGATAGTCAAAGGTATGGAAAATTGTGCGGAAAAATGTGTTTGTGAATTTAGAATGTTAGAAGAGTAAATTAACTGTCGGATATTTTCACTTGAAGAGTAAATTAACTGTCGAAGAAGGGAAtggagatttttttaaagtagttaTGAAAGTGGAAGGGGGTCTCATTGTCCGTCTCACTTTGTCTCATGCAAAATACATAGAACGAAGTATCTGCTGCCAACtttaaatatcttatatattattattactctagcaagttttttttctgCCCAGCCCGTATCTgctttattcttttataaaattccatgattcacacCTCATTTTCTTGCCTAATTATTCGTAAGATCCGAAAAAACATGTGTGAAGTAAAGAGAAATATATTCATCAAGAAATAATATTGGGAAAAGAAGAATTAAATTCATATGATGTTTTAGATGTCGACGGTCCATAATTGCCAAACATTTTGACGAAGTTTGGGAGGCATGTTTATGTGATGCTAAATGTGATCATTGTCGTAAGCCACGTGAATctatagaaattaatattaccAATTATTGtcgagatatttttaaattattaaatcatgcCGCCGCTCAAGATCAACGATTAACTGCTGCAAAACTTTTAGATGCTTGGTAAAGTATTTCTACATTCCTTGACGTTTTAGATATTACTTCCCAAAGCGCCCTGTTAGCCAATATCCTATACGATTACATTTCCCAAGCCGTAAAAAGTTTCTTTATAATGTTATTccaattttcttacttttaaagCGACTTTCGCTACAGGGGTGTTTCAAGAGTAACGATTGTTGCATCAGGTaggaaataaaattctaagacgaaaactCTTCTaccattttttgatccgatgcacgaataattacttattatttaaaataggcaGCCAATCAGAAGCACGCTACAGCGGCAATACTATGAGGTTGGGGGGGGGTAGTAGTAAGAATCTGCCAAAGCGAGACGTCAACGTTACGCTGTCATGTACGTATGCAAGTGTGTGAAGTGGCGGATACTcgtgcatcggatcaaaaaataaaagagaactACTTCTACTTGATGGAACAAGGGCGTTCGTTACTCCTGTAACACTCTGTATTTTGACCGTCATAAAAGTCACAGAATAATTTTACTCCTACAAGGGAATTACGCTTCTTAACCTTGGCTGTTCCCTGTtcgaaacaatttaaattttcatgatttaaatatttttgtaggtttCAACAGAAAGGTGATacaaaattaagattaaaaaactTATCAATACCTCCAATATCACGTGACTTGGGCGAAGATATCGTTGGATATTTATTAATCCAGGAATATTTAAAAGAGGATTTCCATTTTACAGCGTACAGTACAATTAGTTATATTCGTAAaggtaattttttagttttcataattaacaagtgaaaacaaacaattgactgggttaattattgaaataccatgcatagacattgttgatgactccatcacattacacatacattgaTGTCACACATAATAACTAATATTctcataattacatactatacaatttacgcttcatttgcgccctcacaggtaaacagtgatatttacgaaaaaatgtttcaaacaaaagttgattatttttgtataaggaatattttttacatttaaacttttgttctatctctaacggtttacaagatgggtcctacggacccaaaacctaattgacttatgttgctcatttacgaacttgacctcactttttacgccctaagcacgctataaaaatttcagcttgatatctcctttcgtttttgagtaatcgtgatgacagacggacagacgacagacaggcagacagacaaccggaaatggactaattaggtgattttatgaacacctataccaaaattttttgcttagcatcaatatttttaagcgttataaacttgggactaaacttagtataccttgcatattacatatatgcatggtataaaaatgtccaGTTGACGATTATagttttcaaaactaattaaggcgataatcttcaaaatcgtaCCAGCTTGGAGGCTTGGAGAAGGTTTTAGGGATGGAGAGTGCTTTTAGATATGTTAGCTGTAAGGTAATTTAGATATGTTTATAAGTGCGGGGTTAGGGTTCCGGACCCGAAAAACTTTGTcgggaggttttttaaattttgtaaatttcacttgtaaaatcTAAGAGTTGTCACAAAATTGATTGAGATTGTTTTTAGGTCCAAAATCGGTATTAGCTATGGAagataattatcaaattaaaatgatgatACCTGGTAAACGAAAAACTGGACAAGATGACATAAAAACTTCTACAAAAAGGAAAAATGATACGGAAATAAATAAGACcagtagtaaaaaaattaaagaatctaTTGATTTAACATAGTTTAGTCATACGCtaactattaatattataaaattcctaTCACGTGATTGCATGTACGTTTTCATGCTAGTAAAATTATAGCTAGCGTTTGAATGGAactagttttaataatttattttttataatataaataaatacaaaatacatttttacaaaataaaatacaaaaagttttgtgtaaaattggactaaaataattgtttcgTTTTTCCGTACTGGGCGCTCGCTATATATCTAgacaaccaaatttttttagatacatGGGGTGCAGTGCGTACACTAACCGAGCGCTCAATTCTGCTAAACGCAGCTattaaaaacctattttttaCAATGTTCGTTTCGATATTTGTTAAGACCTTGTAAGACAACATCCTTTGTGACACCACCATCTACTAAAATTGATGTTACTCCAAGTGCACTTAGATCCACAATATTACGTTGCTCATCATCGAAAAACAACATTTCAGAAAATTGTAGAccagaatttttttgaatccttGAAATAgaacatacaaaaatcatataattaacCATTTTCACTCCCACGGGATCACTGTAAAGTCTGGCAATCCAAAGAGGTTATGAATAACAAATTATCTTCGCCCTGAGCGAATGAATGGTAGGTGGAAACGTTTATAGACAAAAAAACTACAACATGCTGCATATAAGCCAAGGAAATGACAGCTGGTTGAATGCAATCCACCTGGTTAGGGTGAACcagaaagtaaaaaacaaaactgtttaatatttttgatccatttaaactcaatttttctataattaaaaattttaataaatatgtttcaagtaattttctgtatatgaaacaaataatcaaaaaatgcctttttttaatgaactttgGAGAATTTTTGTTCGTATCGGCATTCGAACAGACTACACAATTTCGGGAATCTCTCCATCAAATCTGGAGAGATGGCAACCTTAAAGATATAAAtgctaacaaataaaaaaaaaatataattttgttttcatatttactgtttaaaatgtttatctttgCATCCCGGATAGATTTCTttgtagttaaaatatttatcccaatcgaataattttaaaagttgatttGCTCCAGCCGTTTCAGGAGTTCGTGAAGCGACAGCTAATATGTATCCTTGCTGGTGAAGGGTTTTTAAAACCTCTGGTACTTCTggataaaatttaactttttcatCTCTTGAATCCTTAACAGCACCTTCAggtctatgaaaattttttgtttaaaacacaatttacatgaaatttaatttaatttaaattaaagtccTTACGTTTTTCTAAATGGGGGTCTAACGTGGGTATCTACCCAAAATGGCCATAATGtataatctgtaaaaaaaaacgtattaatattttgattatgttGTTACAAGAAACGTTACTCTTCTATTtgggaaaatttaaaatgaagtttATATTAAGTATTTTGATAAATCACTTTCGTGTTACACTGTTATTGTGTGTGTACAACACACACATTAGACCATTCGTATGTCTATATCACTCGCactttttatcttaatttgcgccctcacgcgtaaaaaatgttttcgaaagaatgtttcaaacaaaagttgtttatttttgtataaggaacattttttacatttaaactttagttctatctctaacggtttacaaagtcgccatattagctcagttggttaaggcgtaaccaattccgtccgcggtatgcttagggtagcgggttcgaaaatcaatttaattaatagttgtgatgggtggGTGTAGtttagctgataaataaaatggtGGTAAAACacttatatggtatcacaataggctctatagcctaagtgtgtccttcgtggacagccaatataacctaacctaaccttacctaacggTATACTAGATGGATTCTaaggactcaagacccaattcacctatgaggctcatttacaaactcaaaccCATTTTTTACggcctgagcacgctataaaaatttcagcttgatatctcttttcgtttttgagttatcatgatgacggacggacagacaaccggaaatggactaattaggtgaatttatgaatacttaaaccaaaattttgttcgtaacatcaatatttttaaacgttacaaacttgggactaaacttagtacttTCATATATAttgggtataaaaaatattagcacAAGTTCCATGCACAAGATCGATGACATGGGGGCTAATTTTAGCCCAATAATACGTCGCGTCGTATATTCGAAATCAAACTTAAAACTTCTATAACCTATTTATCTATCTAACTTATGGaagtaagatattttttatatattatttattatgtttttgcaatttgataataaaagtttttaataataattcttaccCAAATCGAAGGCAATTAATTTTGGTTTCTCCATTTTTGTTGAAGAATCTCTGACATAAACAataagataaattatattataaattttgatcgattttttttataaacgctTACAGTATTACGTTGTTATTCACACATGAAAAAATTCCTTGGAATATTTTCAAGGAAATTATGACGTCCAAAAGTAAGGAAaagttcaatttaattaaaatgtttgtcTAGAGAAAAAGAGATTTTTGGCTTTTGGTAAAGAAAGTGAAAAAccactttttatgttttaaccaAAAGTAAGGTTAggttaaatttttgtgatttggGAAACAGGCAAACTCATTTAGTTAGCCATTGTCTTTCGCATACTTTACAACAGAATGGATTTTTTTCCTCTTAGCGTAAAACCTCTTGTATTCGGGGAAAGCATGGGGGGGGGGATTACATTAATTCCTTAGATGGAACCATAATCCATGATGggaaaaaattacttacaaagtgtttatacacattttatggcattttaaataattggtgAGCCATAACGGCATATTGATATTATGATTACTAAAATTCACTTCACaccaattttgtttaaatccCTAATATTACGAGGTTcatcatcaaaaaataacttcagaAAAGTCCACCCCAGAATTTCTtcttaatctttaaaaaaaatacaaaataataaaattttcaactctccaTACTTTTATACGATCGTTCGCCATTTTGTTTCCGAAATGTTTCATTTGGTTAAACTTAAAACTCATTAAACTGTTGGCAAAATGAAAGTCAATATGGTGGATAAAATGCATACTCAGAAGCAAAATGGCGATCAAAttgaataataacatatttacttttcaaaatgtCTGTATTTACTGCcaggataaatttttttgtatgtgaaaTATTTGTCCCAATTCAACATTTGCTAAAATAAATCCTCGTTTAtctaaagcttttaaaaaaccCGGTACTTCATGGGTAATAAGGAATTTCTCAACCCGTTGAATCAACAATTCCTGCAGGCCTATTAATAAACGTTAAGAAAGTATATTTCTTAGTAATGTTGAATtcaaaataatgcattttttctataaaaaaatcttaCGTTTGTCTAAATGGTGGAGCTGCATGTAAATATATCCAAAATTGCCACAATATGtataatctaaatatttttattgagatattcttgaatcgatttttaatcaaataatggATGGAAGTAATTCGTTTAGCGAATAATGTAACATGGCCATAAcgcttttataaaaagtaatataattctTCAACGAAAGTCTAGCATATTATTTGGTCTTACAAGTCTTTTATTTGTCGTCTCcgtaaatatcattaaaaatagagttaaaaatttgtcaaaacttCCAATTTATGAGTAATATACTCTACAATTCCTTTAGAcatggattttttaaataattcgctTAGCTTTCGAGATGtcgaatttgaaaatgaaaattttgccaGTCGAGTGGCACCGTAAATATCATAGTGGCCCTAGTATATTTCTTGTATAGACAGTACAGTAAAAAATTAGCGTTTTTTCTTGATTGGttttaaaatactgtttttaaaaatttcactaatGGGCCAAAAACCCGTAAACTTTGTGGAAGAGTAGTTgcgtttttgataattttctatCCCAAAAAAGTTCACGGACTCTTATTTATAAGACTATAGTCTATTGTGGCCGAACTACGGAAGTCAAAGTATAACACTTATGGAAGTCAAAATATTTATGACACAGacacttgtttgttttttattgaaataattttttaaaaatatttataataattcttacCTAAATCGAAGGCGATTAGTTTGGATTTTGCCATATTTGTTGAGACTTCTGTGATTTAACGAAATTgagaaaaatcatattaaatatatttactgcCATAAAACggattattttcaaatgataaaCATTTGCGGCATTCGTCATCATTCACACATGGGAAAAAATTCATCAAGTTTTTGATACCATCATGAAATTTAAAGTAACCCAAAAATCAAGAACAAACTCATCTCGATTAGGATGTTTATCTGGAGCAGAGCGACTTCCTGATAAAGAGCTTGAAACACCACTTGTTATGTTATATACAAAAGTAAGGTTAAGCtgcgcgtttttttttttggggttaaaatatttgtggtttttttttaggGAGGCAGTATTCCACATATCACACACGaagttttacaattaattaccAAAGAATGCCAAACAATTCAAATACCTTTAGTGAGTACCGTTCAGTTTGTACAACCGATTGGTGCCTGGGATCGACCTTTAGCTGATTTTATTGGATTAACGGAATATGTTACTTGTGTAACGGTACAAGATCCTGGGGATTTTACACCGTCTGGTAAACATAAACAGGATTCGGTACCGATTTGGACACGTTCTGGCAAAGTTGATATCTCACCTAATAAGTAAGTTTTGCCGtggtttttattcatatttaccCCGTAAATATAGACTGTATCGAATGTCTGTATGGATGCAAGGTTGCACATACGACTTATTTCTTTATTCCAAaaagtttctgattttaaataaaataaaacaagaaaaatttaataaaaaatcatcaaaatcggggCTGCTATTGAGATCTTCCGAGTAAGAATACTCATTGACGCGACTATAAACTCGGTGTTTCAGACGAGTTTTTTCGGAGTTTCGGCGGTAGCgcgtaaaataaaaacaccGACTAAACTTCTTTGTATTTGTCTTTTATTCCAGATACATGGATATGATAGAAAAATTTAAGCCCGACATGTATTATGCATTATCCGATGGCGATACAAATGTTTCCAGTCCAAAAAAACGTACCCAAAAATCGGTGGATCGTACATTACAATTCTTCGAAAAATGTTCACAACGTCATATTAAATCggacattttaaaaaagaaaatgttcatTGCTGCCATAGCGGGTGGTTTTAATGTGATCGAAAGACAACGATGTATTCGATCGCTATTGAAGAATGAAAATATTCTATCTGTTTCTGGATTCTTAATCGATGGCATACACAATAATGGTCCTGAATtagaattgttaaattttacagaAGTGAAGCCTGTGTTAgatgaaacattaaaaatgttACCGGAGGATAAGTTACGTTCAGTCCATGGATGTTGGAATCCGTTGGCTGTTATTAATTTGGTACAAATGGGAGTGGATGTATTTGATACATCGTTTCCTTATATTGTCAcaggtaaattttttgctaCCAACTTGTATTAATGAAAGTTTTCACTCTCAAAGTCGATTTTTGACATACAGCTGAAATTAGTCACAAATCgggaattattatttatttttttattacagaacGTTCCGCTGCATTAACATTCAATTATCGTCCATCAGATGGAGAAATtagtgaaaaatttgaaataaatttacgtGATTTATCATACGCTTCAAGTTTTGAACCACTCTACGCTCATTGCGCATGCTTAGCATGTCGTAAACATACACGTGCCTACATCTATCATTTATTAAACGTACAAGAGTTGTTAGGGACCGTTCTACTCACCATCCATAACTTACATCATTACTTAGAATTCTTTAAACAAATCCGGGACTCAATACGAACCCAAACGTTAGACGATTTACAGGAATGGATTCAACGACAATATTTGGAGTATCAACGTAGTTTGTTGGAATGTAAACCGTTATTGGAATCACGGAATATGGAAACGGATATGAATGATATTAATGGCGATacgatttataataatagtcaACCGAACCAACAACCGAATTAATTAGATTCGTCTAAACTATAGATTCAATTAAAATGTcatttgctttttaaaaaatggtggCTATGAGAGCGGCCATCTTGTTTTTTACATAACCatgttatttattgttatacaaTATacttaattctttaattttttatttattttcattttctttcattttgttGAAGCcaagctttttaattttttgaataaaaatttttttattgaaatttgtttttattcttttgttaGGTATATAGTTACTTTATGTAGGTAGCTACTTAATTAATGTAAGTAGGTATCCAAAGTCTCATAAGGCATTTCTAaatgcaatatttattaattttggattGGCTAACTTCTAAGCGCGTGGATCGATTTTGGATTTCTTTAATCCAATCGATTCGTCTCGTCAATACCACGTACGACCCacatgacaatttttttttggatttgctAACTTCTAAACGcgttgatcgattttagttttttaatacaatCGATTTTTCTCGTCAAGACCTTTTTAACGAGTACCTACATAACATGGTTTGGGCAATTATTTATTtgggtatatatttattatttttcgatttgctAACTTCTACACAGTATTACACACAAagcaaacatataaaaaagtagctttacacCCGTACACAGAGCTAGAAACTAAAAAGgagagaatatatcggtaaagATAGTCTCTGctaataagtatttttaatgttGTTGGTGTGGTTTTAAACAACGATGATTGATTGGATAAGTAAAGATTCAAACCAAAAATATATCTCgtttattttaccttttttatgcaatttatataacatatttgtGATACAACTTGTATAAGTTTTCCCATTAAAGATGGCAGAACTTTTATCTTAATTCCACAGATATGAAATCCTTACCAACACAAATGTGacttaaaaggaaaaaaattgttttaaaagcataattttttaataaataacattaattgttttattgtttttaggcACCCACACAATAAGGGAGTGAATCAGTTTGTCAAATCAgatttaattaaactattttttttcgtacaaattgttattttattagtcttgatagtcgcatcaatgaatgtttttactccggagtcctcaataacagctccgattttgatgattttgttttcaaaatgacTCAGAAGGGCTGAAACAggggatgaaattttgtatgaaaatatatacaaaccgtcATGTTCACTGTTTTGGGTTCACTTCTTAAccgattttataaattctttcacctatagaatgctacattatcagcaagtaacatgggctatattttattttcgaaaattttagggttccgtatcaaaagaaaaaatccaataaatagtGAAAtcgacatttttgagttcactacgtaactgattttaaaaattctgcgTTGCGTTTTcctcctccagattatttcccctcTCTGAAGGGtttgtgattttaaataatatacaaaaagagtctttttgaaaaaaaaaaaattcatcaaaatcggagctgttattgaggacccCATAAGAATAGCTATTTTATGTAGATATTCCTTTATAATTTATCCGACTATGAAGTAAATTACAAGTAATTTgtgaattatgaatatttacatGCAATTGTATTTTGGGTGTTAATATTCTGGGTCAGTTAAATTTAAGTGTGTAAATTAtctcttatttaatttttttaggatgaaatagaagaaatttcaattttattatattccaaGGATACTGTGAGATTGTGGCTAGATTTTGTCTTGCTAGATCTGCAAACATCTCTAAATATAGCTGTCTAGAGAGCTCTAaactttatcattatttttaagcgttacaaacttgggactaaacttaatatactatgtatatttcatatatacatggtataaaaagcagtAATTTCTAAAAGAGGTTTCTAAGAAGtccaaaaatttatagaaatgagATTCTATATAATTAGTAAATCTTTCaagaactttaaaattttggaaaaataatatcaaaattataaagaaattgtagtttttttttgtaatatatgatATTCTTGCGCAATGTCGAAAATTAGAAACATTCACACATAGAAATAGCTGGAGCACatgtttgtttgaaataattctaTCTCGAATACTTTAACGTTAGACGCTCGCGTCGTGCCGTGCGCCAGTCATCTTTTAAATTTCACAACTGCTGTTCGGcggaaaatatttgaaatacgtATTGTTGTTACAACAATCGCTTCTTCTATCGGAACATTTTCCAAAACTGAAAGCATTCGAATTTAATTcgtaaacaaaaacatttgttaACGGAATAAATgttctattttttgaaattaaaaaaaattcaaaaaccaaaaattaattcgaaatttcTACTTGCAATATGGAGAAAAATCGGATTTTCTTCgaaaaagtgttaaaattttaaggatAACGAATTTTAGTTAGAAAGTTTTCGGATTGTTTGAACAACAATACACAACTTTTGCGTAAAAGtgtaaaactttattaaactttctaaaatttaaccaggtaacaaaaaaaaattaatgtgaatTAAATCACGGCTTCAATATAGTGCATCAAAAAAGATTATCAATTTTcgaccaaaa
This region includes:
- the LOC123294909 gene encoding queuine tRNA-ribosyltransferase accessory subunit 2 translates to MKFKVTQKSRTNSSRLGCLSGAERLPDKELETPLVMLYTKGGSIPHITHEVLQLITKECQTIQIPLVSTVQFVQPIGAWDRPLADFIGLTEYVTCVTVQDPGDFTPSGKHKQDSVPIWTRSGKVDISPNKYMDMIEKFKPDMYYALSDGDTNVSSPKKRTQKSVDRTLQFFEKCSQRHIKSDILKKKMFIAAIAGGFNVIERQRCIRSLLKNENILSVSGFLIDGIHNNGPELELLNFTEVKPVLDETLKMLPEDKLRSVHGCWNPLAVINLVQMGVDVFDTSFPYIVTERSAALTFNYRPSDGEISEKFEINLRDLSYASSFEPLYAHCACLACRKHTRAYIYHLLNVQELLGTVLLTIHNLHHYLEFFKQIRDSIRTQTLDDLQEWIQRQYLEYQRSLLECKPLLESRNMETDMNDINGDTIYNNSQPNQQPN
- the LOC123294911 gene encoding magnesium-dependent phosphatase 1-like isoform X2, whose protein sequence is MEKPKLIAFDLDYTLWPFWVDTHVRPPFRKTPEGAVKDSRDEKVKFYPEVPEVLKTLHQQGYILAVASRTPETAGANQLLKLFDWDKYFNYKEIYPGCKDKHFKQIQKNSGLQFSEMLFFDDEQRNIVDLSALGVTSILVDGGVTKDVVLQGLNKYRNEHCKK
- the LOC123294908 gene encoding ATP-dependent DNA helicase Q1-like; this translates as MATEKLIAAYDLEINDIKREQQRLADRLKELTALREKAHDELMLSKSEKLMQKDWAGDDFKWSKKIQDVLKNKFRLDQFRQKQLACINAILSNQDVILLMPTGGGKSLCYQLPALVTNGMTIVISPLISLMEDQVMKLKQLNINAEMMSSTTDKTIIKNVHDALTNGKPDIRLVYVTPERLAKSKRLMSCLQKCYLRKGLDRIAIDEVHCCSQWGHDFRPDYKFLGVLKSMFPNVPLLGLTATATSRILIDVQKMLDISGCLVLKASFNRPNLYYEVRRKPSTQAECVKAIVDLLETKYNGKSGIIYANSIKEATDLVKELRGHGLKVGCYHADLEPDVRSKIHMRWHSQEYQAVVATVAFGMGIDKADVRFVIHHTIPKSMENFYQESGRAGRDDKAADCILFYKLSDVFRISGMVFSNKTGLTNLYNVIDYCIDSQRCRRSIIAKHFDEVWEACLCDAKCDHCRKPRESIEINITNYCRDIFKLLNHAAAQDQRLTAAKLLDAWFQQKGDTKLRLKNLSIPPISRDLGEDIVGYLLIQEYLKEDFHFTAYSTISYIRKGPKSVLAMEDNYQIKMMIPGKRKTGQDDIKTSTKRKNDTEINKTSSKKIKESIDLT
- the LOC123294911 gene encoding magnesium-dependent phosphatase 1-like isoform X1 → MPLWLTNYLKCHKMCINTLDSSTKMEKPKLIAFDLDYTLWPFWVDTHVRPPFRKTPEGAVKDSRDEKVKFYPEVPEVLKTLHQQGYILAVASRTPETAGANQLLKLFDWDKYFNYKEIYPGCKDKHFKQIQKNSGLQFSEMLFFDDEQRNIVDLSALGVTSILVDGGVTKDVVLQGLNKYRNEHCKK